One genomic region from Prochlorococcus marinus CUG1433 encodes:
- a CDS encoding UDP-3-O-acyl-N-acetylglucosamine deacetylase has protein sequence MFSWPTNYDSCYTLAGAFSREGIGLHSGEKTRVTISSYEKEGYYVSFKDKPNEVFKLTQDLIGSTMLCTAVKLGGRNLYTIEHLLSSMAGCGLNYIHIEVDGKEIPLLDGSAIHWVKAFEEVGIKKAPTPDNFFREINKPIILNKDDSVIALTPSDKTSIISTISFSYKAIGNQTFVIDLNPKSFVEMIAPARTFGFKDQFQELSELGLIKGGSLENALVCDGDEWVNPPLRFDNEPIRHKILDLIGDLSLVGLPKAQILVYKGSHALNALLASSLKN, from the coding sequence GTGTTTTCTTGGCCTACTAATTATGATTCTTGTTATACCTTGGCTGGGGCCTTCTCCAGAGAAGGTATAGGTCTTCATAGTGGAGAGAAAACGAGAGTTACAATTTCTTCATATGAAAAAGAAGGATATTATGTTTCTTTCAAGGATAAACCCAATGAGGTTTTTAAACTGACTCAAGATTTAATTGGAAGTACAATGCTTTGTACGGCAGTTAAATTAGGAGGGAGAAATTTATATACCATTGAGCATTTATTATCTTCAATGGCTGGGTGTGGATTAAATTATATACATATTGAAGTCGATGGTAAGGAGATTCCGCTTTTAGATGGTTCGGCAATTCATTGGGTTAAAGCTTTTGAAGAAGTAGGGATAAAAAAGGCACCTACACCAGATAATTTTTTTCGTGAGATTAATAAACCAATAATTTTAAATAAAGATGACTCAGTTATTGCATTAACTCCCTCTGATAAGACCTCAATTATATCCACTATAAGTTTTTCATATAAAGCAATTGGAAATCAAACTTTTGTGATTGATTTAAATCCAAAAAGTTTCGTTGAAATGATTGCTCCGGCACGAACATTTGGTTTTAAGGATCAATTCCAAGAATTAAGTGAACTTGGATTAATAAAAGGAGGAAGTTTGGAAAATGCTCTTGTTTGCGATGGTGATGAATGGGTTAATCCACCATTAAGATTTGATAATGAACCAATAAGACATAAAATTTTAGACCTGATTGGGGACTTGTCTTTGGTAGGGTTACCTAAGGCCCAAATTTTAGTTTATAAAGGATCACATGCTTTAAATGCTTTATTGGCCTCATCTTTGAAAAATTAA
- the fabZ gene encoding 3-hydroxyacyl-ACP dehydratase FabZ → MEKKLSIENNQLSSENILGLLPHRYPFALVDKVIENIPGERAIAVKNVTINEPQFQGHFPERPLMPGVLIVESMAQVGGIIVTQMPNLPKGLFVFAGINNVKFRKPVVPGDQLIITCELLSIKRQRFGKVKGEAHVDGNLVCAGELMFSLVD, encoded by the coding sequence TTGGAAAAGAAATTATCCATTGAAAATAATCAATTGTCCTCTGAGAACATCCTTGGTTTGTTACCCCATAGATATCCTTTTGCTCTAGTTGATAAAGTCATAGAGAATATTCCTGGGGAACGTGCTATTGCAGTTAAAAATGTAACTATAAATGAACCTCAATTTCAAGGACACTTCCCTGAGAGGCCCTTAATGCCAGGAGTTCTTATAGTCGAATCAATGGCTCAAGTTGGGGGAATAATTGTAACTCAAATGCCCAATCTTCCTAAAGGACTTTTTGTCTTTGCAGGAATAAATAATGTTAAATTCAGAAAACCTGTTGTACCTGGAGATCAATTAATAATTACTTGTGAATTGCTAAGTATTAAAAGACAAAGATTTGGCAAGGTTAAAGGTGAGGCACATGTTGATGGGAATTTGGTTTGTGCTGGAGAGTTGATGTTTTCATTAGTTGATTAG
- the lpxA gene encoding acyl-ACP--UDP-N-acetylglucosamine O-acyltransferase, whose protein sequence is MENKNTEFNSSLIGVRVHPNAFVDPNADLDDGVLVSQGAIVGPNVTIGKGTEIGPNAVITGRTRIGNNNKVFPNVFIGLDPQDLKYKGASTEVIIGDNNTFRECVTINKATDEGEKTIIGNNNLLMAYTHIGHNCELGSGIVLSNSVQVAGHVKVEDKAIIGGCLGIHQFVHIGYLAMIGGMTRVDRDVPPFCLAEGHPGRLRGLNRIGIKRSGLMENKDFDLKILQNTWNLLFKSNDPISNSLEKAMRGELDLSSSKLCSFLKESISKQRRGPMPLINL, encoded by the coding sequence ATGGAAAATAAAAATACTGAATTTAATTCAAGCCTTATTGGTGTAAGAGTTCACCCAAACGCTTTTGTTGATCCTAACGCTGATTTAGATGATGGGGTGCTCGTTTCTCAAGGAGCTATTGTGGGACCTAATGTAACTATCGGGAAAGGAACTGAAATAGGACCTAATGCTGTTATTACTGGAAGAACTCGAATTGGTAATAATAATAAAGTTTTTCCAAATGTTTTTATAGGTCTTGATCCCCAAGATCTTAAATATAAAGGTGCTTCTACTGAAGTGATTATTGGAGATAATAATACTTTTAGAGAATGTGTAACTATTAACAAGGCAACTGATGAAGGAGAAAAAACTATTATTGGAAATAATAATTTGTTAATGGCTTATACTCATATAGGTCATAATTGTGAACTTGGTAGTGGAATTGTTTTGTCAAATAGTGTCCAAGTCGCGGGGCATGTAAAAGTAGAAGATAAAGCAATTATTGGTGGCTGCTTAGGTATCCATCAATTTGTGCACATTGGTTATCTAGCGATGATTGGAGGAATGACTAGAGTAGATAGGGACGTTCCTCCTTTTTGTTTGGCTGAGGGACATCCAGGCAGATTGAGAGGTTTGAATCGGATTGGAATTAAAAGAAGTGGTTTGATGGAAAACAAAGATTTTGACTTAAAGATACTTCAAAATACTTGGAATCTTCTTTTTAAATCTAATGATCCGATTTCAAATTCATTAGAAAAAGCAATGAGAGGAGAATTAGATCTTTCATCTTCAAAATTATGCAGTTTCTTAAAAGAATCAATTTCTAAGCAAAGAAGAGGCCCAATGCCTTTAATTAATTTATGA
- the lpxB gene encoding lipid-A-disaccharide synthase — translation MNKKIFISTGEVSGDLHGSLLSKALFDEAKKKSIDLEICGLGGESMKKEGVKILQDTTSISAIGIWEALPLIFPTIRIQNRFYKLLRKYPPDCLILIDYMGPNIKIGIKLKRSKIKIPIFYYIAPQEWAWRIGNNTTTNLINFSDKIFAIFKKEAAFYKKRGGNVMWVGHPMIDLIKNLPLKKDARNILSLRPDQNILLLMPASRSQELKYILPTFLLAARKLQHKYPNLVVFIPSCRKVFDERLKKALRKYQVKGQVISQKDNARLKPYIYSLSKIALCKSGTVNMELALYGIPQIVGYRVSRVTAFIAKKILNFKVRFISPVNLLVNKLIIPEYVQREFDEKKIFYKSCRILDGKSEKIKIKKGYAFLKKELGEEGVVKRAAKEIINFII, via the coding sequence ATGAATAAAAAGATATTTATAAGTACTGGAGAAGTCTCTGGGGATTTGCACGGTAGTCTTTTATCAAAAGCCTTATTTGATGAAGCCAAAAAAAAATCTATAGATTTAGAAATTTGTGGATTAGGTGGGGAAAGTATGAAGAAAGAAGGTGTAAAAATTCTTCAAGATACAACTTCAATTAGTGCAATAGGAATTTGGGAGGCTTTACCTCTTATTTTTCCGACAATTAGAATTCAAAATAGATTTTACAAGTTACTGAGAAAATATCCCCCAGATTGCTTAATTTTGATTGATTACATGGGTCCCAATATCAAAATTGGAATAAAATTAAAAAGATCCAAGATTAAAATTCCAATTTTTTACTATATTGCTCCACAAGAATGGGCATGGAGGATTGGGAATAATACCACGACAAATTTAATAAATTTTTCTGATAAAATTTTTGCGATTTTTAAGAAAGAGGCAGCTTTTTATAAAAAGAGGGGTGGAAATGTTATGTGGGTTGGACATCCAATGATTGACTTAATAAAAAATCTGCCTTTAAAGAAAGATGCTCGTAATATTCTAAGTCTTCGCCCAGATCAAAATATTCTTCTTTTAATGCCCGCATCAAGATCTCAAGAATTGAAATATATATTACCAACTTTTCTGTTGGCGGCTAGAAAATTACAGCACAAATATCCAAATTTAGTTGTTTTTATCCCTTCCTGTAGGAAAGTTTTTGATGAAAGATTAAAAAAGGCCCTCAGAAAATATCAAGTCAAAGGTCAAGTGATTTCTCAAAAAGATAATGCAAGATTAAAGCCTTATATTTATTCACTTTCAAAAATAGCTCTTTGCAAATCTGGAACAGTTAATATGGAACTAGCTTTATATGGAATCCCTCAGATTGTTGGTTATCGAGTAAGTAGAGTTACAGCTTTTATTGCTAAAAAAATTCTAAATTTCAAAGTAAGATTTATCTCCCCAGTAAATTTGTTAGTTAACAAATTAATAATCCCTGAGTATGTACAGAGAGAGTTTGACGAAAAGAAAATCTTTTATAAATCTTGTAGGATTCTTGATGGAAAGTCAGAAAAAATAAAAATAAAAAAAGGTTATGCTTTTTTAAAAAAAGAATTAGGTGAGGAGGGCGTAGTAAAGAGAGCTGCTAAAGAGATAATTAATTTTATTATTTGA
- the msrA gene encoding peptide-methionine (S)-S-oxide reductase MsrA yields the protein MKYFLPLIIALSIFFNPLNTFAEELILAGGCFWCLEHDLESLKGVNFVQSGYSGGDLQNPSYENHEGHQEVVLVDYDSQLVTLPDILRLYFRNIDPLDAKGQFCDRGDSYRPVIFFKDETEESVAKNAIISASNELRVPLEKISVELKPKGQFWLAEEYHQDFAERNELKYKFYRFSCGRDQRLDKLWEDNARSTNLWAE from the coding sequence ATGAAATATTTCTTACCTCTAATAATTGCTCTTTCAATATTTTTTAACCCTCTAAACACTTTTGCCGAGGAATTGATTCTTGCAGGAGGTTGTTTTTGGTGTTTAGAACATGATCTAGAGTCACTAAAGGGGGTGAATTTTGTGCAAAGTGGCTATTCTGGGGGAGATTTGCAAAATCCTAGCTACGAAAATCATGAAGGACATCAGGAAGTTGTTTTGGTGGACTATGATTCCCAACTCGTAACTTTACCCGATATACTCAGACTCTATTTCAGAAATATTGATCCTTTGGACGCCAAGGGTCAATTTTGTGATCGTGGAGATTCTTATAGGCCAGTGATTTTTTTCAAAGATGAAACTGAGGAAAGTGTTGCAAAAAATGCAATTATTTCGGCCTCTAATGAGTTACGAGTGCCGTTAGAAAAAATATCTGTAGAACTAAAACCAAAAGGTCAATTTTGGTTAGCTGAAGAATATCATCAGGATTTTGCTGAGAGAAATGAATTAAAATATAAGTTCTATAGATTCTCATGTGGGAGAGATCAGAGGTTGGATAAATTATGGGAGGATAATGCTAGATCAACAAATCTTTGGGCTGAATAA
- a CDS encoding leucyl aminopeptidase: MQFSTFQKNLDNWQGSSLIFGVFEEEIASQLENIKFVVDPKLLLKKVNQKKFKGEKGETLSFEFLDQKLENLIIIGLGKSKDLNKIDIENSIGNLIRKTVDKNEKISFLLPWELINSKLEINQLAESVRLSAYKDNRFNKKKSEEKVLKEIEFLNLKKFENISFEEAAKICEGVELARRLVAAPPNSLTPKEMSMQASQIAKEHDLEVKILEAKECEDLGMGAYLAVAKGSDLDPKFIHLTLKSEGPIKEKIALVGKGLTFDSGGYNLKVGASQIEMMKYDMGGSAAVLGAAKALGAIKPKGLEIHFIVAACENMINGSAVHPGDVVKASNGKTIEINNTDAEGRLTLADALTYASNLKPDSIIDLATLTGAIVVALGNDVAGFWSNNNDLANDLKAASSQAGEELWQMPLQKSYKDGLKSHIADMKNTGPRAGGSITAALFLEEFFDKEIKWAHIDIAGTCWTDKNKGINPAGATGFGVKTLVEWIKNK; encoded by the coding sequence ATGCAATTTTCCACATTCCAAAAAAATCTAGATAACTGGCAAGGTAGTTCGTTAATTTTTGGAGTTTTTGAGGAAGAAATTGCAAGTCAACTTGAAAACATAAAATTTGTTGTTGACCCAAAATTATTACTAAAAAAAGTTAATCAAAAAAAATTCAAAGGAGAAAAAGGGGAAACTTTAAGCTTTGAATTTTTAGATCAAAAATTAGAAAATTTAATCATAATTGGTCTTGGTAAATCGAAAGATCTAAATAAAATTGATATAGAAAACTCCATAGGAAATCTAATTAGGAAAACTGTTGATAAAAATGAAAAAATCAGCTTCTTGCTACCTTGGGAATTAATAAATTCAAAACTAGAAATAAATCAATTAGCGGAATCAGTCAGATTATCTGCCTATAAGGACAATAGATTCAACAAGAAAAAAAGTGAAGAGAAAGTTCTCAAAGAAATAGAGTTTTTGAATTTAAAGAAATTTGAAAATATTAGTTTTGAAGAGGCAGCAAAAATATGTGAAGGCGTAGAACTAGCCAGAAGACTGGTAGCTGCCCCTCCAAATAGTCTTACGCCAAAGGAAATGTCTATGCAAGCTTCTCAAATAGCTAAAGAACATGATTTGGAAGTAAAAATTTTAGAGGCAAAAGAATGTGAAGATTTAGGAATGGGTGCATATTTAGCTGTAGCAAAAGGTTCAGATTTAGATCCTAAATTTATACATCTTACTTTGAAGTCAGAGGGGCCTATAAAAGAAAAAATTGCGCTTGTTGGAAAGGGTTTAACCTTTGATTCTGGAGGATACAATCTGAAAGTAGGAGCCTCTCAAATTGAAATGATGAAATATGATATGGGAGGAAGCGCTGCAGTTTTAGGTGCAGCAAAAGCACTTGGAGCAATAAAACCAAAAGGGCTAGAAATACATTTTATTGTTGCAGCTTGCGAAAACATGATCAATGGATCTGCAGTACATCCTGGAGATGTAGTTAAGGCATCTAATGGTAAGACAATTGAAATAAATAACACTGATGCAGAAGGCAGACTCACATTAGCTGATGCTTTAACTTACGCATCCAATTTAAAACCAGATTCAATAATAGATCTCGCCACTTTAACAGGAGCTATTGTTGTTGCATTAGGGAATGATGTAGCTGGATTCTGGAGCAATAATAACGATCTGGCAAATGATCTAAAAGCTGCATCATCTCAGGCTGGAGAAGAATTATGGCAAATGCCTTTACAAAAATCTTATAAAGACGGGTTGAAGTCTCATATAGCTGACATGAAAAATACCGGTCCAAGAGCAGGTGGGTCAATAACCGCTGCTTTGTTTTTAGAAGAGTTCTTTGATAAAGAAATTAAATGGGCACATATTGATATTGCTGGAACTTGTTGGACTGATAAGAATAAGGGGATTAATCCTGCAGGTGCAACCGGTTTTGGAGTTAAAACCCTTGTAGAGTGGATTAAAAATAAATAA
- a CDS encoding DUF1825 family protein — MGFFESDIVQEEAKKLFTDYQELMKLGSDYGKFDREGKKMFIKRMESLMDRYKVFMKRFELSEDFQAKMTVEQLKTQLSQFGITPDQMFDQMNKTLIRMKDELDKTS, encoded by the coding sequence ATGGGATTCTTTGAGTCAGACATAGTTCAAGAAGAAGCTAAAAAGCTTTTTACAGATTACCAAGAACTTATGAAACTTGGTTCTGATTATGGAAAATTTGACAGAGAGGGAAAAAAGATGTTTATAAAAAGAATGGAATCTCTTATGGATCGTTATAAGGTTTTTATGAAGAGATTTGAATTGTCTGAAGATTTTCAAGCCAAAATGACAGTAGAACAATTAAAGACACAGTTAAGTCAATTTGGAATTACTCCTGATCAAATGTTCGATCAGATGAATAAAACCTTAATAAGAATGAAGGATGAACTTGATAAAACTTCTTAA
- a CDS encoding tyrosine--tRNA ligase — MSDNLILPSWLSRGIEEYFPIKGTDQTFSEIIDNAKIKNKKLRVKLGIDPTGTDIHLGHSILFKKLRAFQDNGHVAVLIIGDFTAQIGDPTGKNKTRVQLSERQVKENAKTYLTQLGMGKPANESILDFDSKDRIEIRYNSEWLKGLDLNSIIELMGSATVSQMLAKEEFNKRYTSQVPIALHEFLYPLLQGYDSVIVQSDIELGGTDQKFNIAIGRDLQRHFKQKPQYGVLLPILTGLDGIKKMSKSEFNTVGLTDDPLSMYSKLEKVPDDIIPTYFELLTELDLSSLGNSNPRQLQRRMALEVTTLFHGAEEALKAQSNCEKLFLGHKEKVGEIPEISLKEIVFPVKFFYLLSALKLFKSSSESKRSIKGGGVKIDSLKVLNPDLVFDSKNELEGKILQIGKKIIKRFEN; from the coding sequence ATGTCAGATAATTTAATATTGCCATCATGGCTCTCAAGAGGAATAGAAGAATATTTCCCAATTAAGGGAACAGATCAGACTTTTTCGGAGATAATTGATAATGCGAAAATAAAAAATAAAAAATTAAGGGTTAAACTCGGAATCGATCCAACTGGAACAGATATTCATCTTGGGCACAGCATATTGTTCAAAAAACTTAGGGCATTTCAAGATAATGGACATGTTGCTGTTTTAATTATTGGAGATTTTACAGCTCAAATTGGAGATCCAACTGGAAAAAACAAAACAAGAGTGCAGTTGTCGGAAAGACAAGTTAAGGAAAATGCAAAAACATACCTAACCCAGCTAGGAATGGGTAAACCAGCTAATGAATCAATTTTAGATTTTGATTCAAAAGATAGAATAGAAATTAGATATAACAGTGAATGGTTAAAAGGACTAGATCTTAATTCGATAATTGAATTAATGGGGAGTGCAACAGTTAGTCAAATGCTTGCTAAGGAGGAATTTAATAAAAGGTACACTTCACAAGTTCCAATTGCTTTGCATGAATTCTTATATCCACTATTGCAAGGTTACGATTCGGTGATTGTCCAATCAGATATTGAGCTTGGAGGGACAGATCAGAAATTTAATATTGCAATAGGAAGAGATCTTCAAAGGCATTTTAAACAAAAACCTCAATATGGTGTTCTGTTGCCAATATTGACAGGTTTAGATGGCATAAAGAAGATGAGTAAATCTGAATTTAACACCGTCGGTTTGACTGATGATCCACTTTCAATGTATTCAAAATTAGAAAAAGTACCCGACGATATAATACCTACCTATTTTGAATTACTTACTGAATTAGATTTAAGTTCTCTTGGAAACTCAAATCCTCGTCAATTACAGAGAAGAATGGCTTTAGAAGTTACTACTTTATTCCACGGGGCTGAAGAAGCATTAAAAGCGCAATCAAACTGCGAAAAATTATTTCTTGGACACAAAGAAAAAGTTGGAGAAATACCAGAGATTTCATTAAAAGAAATAGTTTTTCCAGTAAAGTTTTTTTATTTGCTAAGTGCCCTAAAACTTTTCAAATCAAGCAGCGAATCCAAAAGATCTATTAAAGGTGGGGGCGTAAAAATTGATAGCCTGAAAGTATTAAATCCTGATTTAGTTTTTGATTCAAAAAATGAATTAGAAGGTAAAATTTTACAGATTGGAAAAAAAATAATTAAGAGGTTTGAAAACTAA
- the pyrF gene encoding orotidine-5'-phosphate decarboxylase — protein sequence MNYGFNSEDKIILAIDGLDVNQAKLLLEKCPDIKWVKVGLELFVREGPRVIEILKSLNKKVFLDLKFHDIPNTMSAACFQVSKLGVDIISIHASAGLKALKDSKKASLEGASSVRGKPPFVVGITVLTSFSLKDFQTDLDRNNSIEENVLRLAKLSFDAGLDGCVCSPWEVKMLRSIYKDNFELITPGIRLKIENKDDQNRIMTPHEAIDNGASKLVIGRSISKAIDPNKALKEIFESINSG from the coding sequence ATGAATTACGGATTTAACTCAGAAGATAAAATAATATTGGCAATTGATGGACTAGATGTAAACCAAGCAAAATTACTTCTAGAAAAATGTCCAGATATTAAGTGGGTAAAAGTTGGTTTAGAGCTTTTTGTTAGGGAAGGTCCAAGAGTTATTGAAATTTTAAAAAGTTTAAATAAAAAAGTTTTTTTAGACTTAAAATTCCATGATATTCCAAATACCATGAGTGCAGCATGTTTCCAAGTTTCAAAATTAGGTGTTGATATTATTTCTATTCATGCTTCAGCAGGTTTAAAAGCTCTTAAGGATTCGAAAAAAGCATCTTTAGAGGGAGCCTCCTCAGTCAGAGGAAAACCTCCATTTGTTGTTGGAATAACTGTTTTAACAAGCTTTTCTCTTAAAGATTTTCAAACTGATCTTGATAGAAATAATTCAATTGAAGAAAATGTATTGAGACTTGCAAAGTTGTCTTTTGATGCTGGATTAGATGGATGTGTCTGTTCCCCTTGGGAGGTAAAAATGTTGAGATCCATTTATAAGGACAATTTTGAACTAATTACACCAGGTATCAGGTTAAAGATTGAGAATAAAGATGATCAAAATAGAATTATGACTCCCCATGAAGCTATTGATAATGGCGCTTCTAAATTAGTCATTGGTAGATCAATATCAAAAGCTATAGATCCTAATAAAGCTCTAAAAGAAATATTTGAATCTATTAATTCTGGTTGA
- the plsY gene encoding glycerol-3-phosphate 1-O-acyltransferase PlsY translates to MNILIIFTSYLLGSLPTGFLIGKYLKNIDLRTIGSGSTGATNVLRNVGKWPALFVFIVDVGKGLIAVKIAQYYTAQGLIEVIAGISAISGHIWPIWLRGKGGKAVATGLGMFLALSWKVGLASLGIFLIVLTKTKFVSLSSISAAFLLPIFMFFYLGNFMHSYFFISLIVALLVIWKHRSNITRLLKGEESKINQN, encoded by the coding sequence ATGAATATCTTAATAATTTTTACAAGTTATCTTTTAGGTTCACTTCCTACAGGTTTTTTAATTGGAAAATATCTTAAAAATATAGATCTAAGGACTATAGGTTCTGGATCTACAGGTGCCACCAATGTCTTAAGAAATGTTGGGAAATGGCCGGCACTTTTTGTATTTATCGTTGACGTTGGGAAAGGCCTTATTGCAGTAAAAATTGCACAATATTACACAGCTCAAGGATTAATAGAGGTTATAGCAGGCATATCAGCTATCTCAGGACATATTTGGCCAATATGGCTCAGAGGTAAAGGAGGGAAAGCTGTTGCGACTGGATTAGGTATGTTTTTAGCTCTTTCCTGGAAAGTTGGACTAGCGTCTCTTGGGATTTTTTTAATTGTCCTAACAAAAACTAAATTCGTTTCTTTATCCAGTATTTCCGCTGCATTTTTACTTCCTATCTTTATGTTTTTTTACCTCGGCAATTTTATGCACTCATACTTTTTTATAAGTTTAATTGTGGCATTATTAGTAATCTGGAAACATAGATCAAACATAACAAGATTACTCAAGGGAGAAGAATCCAAAATCAACCAGAATTAA
- a CDS encoding DUF3086 domain-containing protein: protein MDNKEISNNNPEKELIIDKSISDDKTKQISKKNTTQNKKITSKNDKSTKSFDEISNEIFRELVSKKDSLVKDIKELETKKDELEKDIDSNFKGQSDNIAKRVKGFQEYLTGALQNLSQNVEKLELVSQPIIVKPSPLDEKKQNNSTNNVVNVPALSETFKPDENLIKGCFSSFTEQPDFYAEPWKLRRSLDSSDIEIMDDWFFNMGGRGSLESRGSRQKNALLSAGLISILGELYGDQFQTLILASQPERLGEWRRILQDSLGLTRDDFGPNSGIVLFERPEGVIERADRLEANEELPFIIIDASETSVEIPILQFPLWVAFAGSDSEIYDDLELN from the coding sequence ATGGACAATAAAGAAATTTCTAACAATAATCCTGAGAAGGAATTAATCATAGACAAGTCAATTTCAGATGATAAAACCAAACAAATTAGTAAGAAAAATACAACGCAAAATAAAAAAATTACGTCAAAAAATGACAAATCAACTAAATCTTTTGATGAAATTTCTAATGAAATTTTTAGAGAACTCGTTTCAAAAAAAGACTCTTTAGTTAAAGATATAAAAGAATTAGAAACAAAAAAAGATGAATTAGAAAAAGATATTGATTCAAATTTCAAAGGACAGTCAGATAATATTGCTAAAAGAGTTAAAGGCTTTCAAGAGTACTTAACTGGAGCTTTGCAGAATCTTTCACAAAACGTTGAGAAACTTGAATTAGTTTCTCAACCAATAATCGTAAAACCATCTCCCCTTGATGAGAAAAAGCAAAACAATAGCACAAATAATGTGGTTAATGTCCCTGCTCTTTCTGAAACATTTAAGCCAGATGAGAACCTTATAAAAGGTTGCTTTTCAAGTTTCACAGAACAACCTGATTTTTATGCTGAACCTTGGAAATTAAGAAGGAGTCTTGATTCATCAGATATAGAAATTATGGATGATTGGTTCTTTAACATGGGCGGAAGAGGTTCTCTTGAAAGTAGAGGATCTCGACAAAAAAATGCTTTGCTATCAGCGGGGTTAATATCTATTCTTGGCGAATTATATGGAGATCAGTTTCAGACTCTTATTTTAGCTTCACAGCCTGAACGATTAGGTGAATGGAGAAGAATTCTTCAAGATTCACTTGGTCTAACAAGGGATGACTTTGGACCTAATAGTGGGATTGTTCTTTTTGAAAGGCCTGAAGGTGTCATCGAAAGAGCTGATAGATTAGAAGCCAATGAAGAATTGCCATTTATTATCATTGATGCATCAGAAACCTCTGTTGAAATACCAATACTTCAGTTCCCATTATGGGTTGCATTTGCTGGTTCAGATAGTGAAATTTACGATGATCTTGAATTAAACTAA
- a CDS encoding DUF3119 family protein, with protein MFNTKPKKEEPVIISPSFQLPIILIILSFMLLFLNIGSLPTIIFASFSFFLLLQSFTLRIKITNDDFIVLQLGKEIRTFPFKNWISWKFFFPIIPGIFYFREKSSPHLLPILFNPKQLKDELIKKVDSLEIKNS; from the coding sequence ATGTTCAACACTAAACCAAAAAAAGAGGAACCAGTCATAATATCACCATCTTTTCAATTACCAATCATTCTAATAATTTTAAGTTTTATGCTTTTATTTTTAAATATTGGTTCTTTGCCCACAATAATTTTTGCCTCTTTTAGCTTTTTTTTATTACTTCAGTCTTTTACCTTAAGAATAAAAATAACAAATGATGATTTTATCGTTTTACAATTAGGAAAGGAGATTAGAACTTTTCCATTCAAGAACTGGATATCATGGAAATTCTTTTTCCCTATAATTCCAGGTATTTTTTATTTTAGAGAAAAGTCAAGTCCTCATTTATTACCGATATTATTTAATCCAAAGCAATTAAAAGATGAGCTCATAAAAAAAGTTGACTCACTGGAAATTAAAAATTCCTAA
- a CDS encoding ABC transporter permease codes for MYYPNFLKRLLSCLIIGGQAINFIFRGKISKNDLFDQLMESGPGSLLIVLITGIAAGTVFNIQVASQLTSMGVSSEIGGLLAVGMAREMAPLLTATLMTGKVATAYAAQLGTMKVTEQIEAITMLRTEPVQYLVVPRLLAMVIMSPIQCLLFLSVALWSGQIWSTIFYKVPPIVFWTSVRSGNVSLTSTDLTSMLIKAVVFGLLISIIACGYGLTTKGGPKEVGTSTTGAVVMTLVTVSLMDVLLTQVLFG; via the coding sequence ATGTATTACCCTAATTTTTTAAAAAGACTTCTCAGTTGCTTAATAATTGGCGGGCAAGCAATTAATTTTATCTTTAGAGGTAAAATTTCCAAAAACGATCTCTTTGACCAACTGATGGAGTCGGGACCTGGAAGTTTGTTAATTGTATTAATTACAGGAATTGCCGCAGGTACAGTTTTTAATATTCAAGTTGCATCACAACTTACAAGTATGGGTGTTTCTAGTGAAATTGGAGGTTTATTAGCAGTTGGTATGGCAAGAGAAATGGCTCCTCTTCTAACTGCTACATTAATGACTGGAAAGGTTGCTACTGCCTATGCTGCTCAACTGGGTACTATGAAAGTTACAGAACAAATTGAGGCAATAACCATGTTAAGGACCGAACCAGTCCAATATTTGGTAGTCCCAAGGTTACTAGCGATGGTAATAATGTCTCCAATACAGTGTCTTTTGTTTTTATCTGTTGCTTTATGGAGTGGGCAAATTTGGAGCACAATTTTTTATAAAGTTCCTCCAATAGTTTTTTGGACATCTGTAAGATCAGGTAATGTGAGTTTAACCAGTACAGACTTAACTTCAATGTTAATAAAAGCTGTAGTATTTGGATTACTTATTTCAATTATTGCTTGTGGATATGGACTCACCACTAAAGGTGGTCCAAAAGAAGTTGGAACAAGTACAACAGGTGCAGTTGTAATGACTCTCGTTACTGTATCTTTAATGGATGTATTACTAACACAAGTTTTATTTGGATGA